From Streptomyces qinzhouensis, one genomic window encodes:
- a CDS encoding amino acid adenylation domain-containing protein, whose translation MRPDHLHQPGGRGIRLPLSSSQREIWFSQARYGHDAAYRIAEYLEIDGPVRPRLLEAALRRAVTEAEPLNVRFGSDAGVPWQEFDTVRDWDFPVFDVSHEPDPRAAAESWMRDDLRRPMNLEQGPLFCYALFRLGPHRSALYQSFHHITIDAAGGALLTRRVAALYTAMATATTAPESPFGPLRLLLERDTAYQSSPQRDTDRAYWARQLAHCPDPVRLADPARDGLRPATLREPQQLTEEETTRLRTAARAAGVHWSVLLLATTAAYLHRLTGAPDLVIGLPVTARTDTELRALPGMLANLVPLRLRISASTPVRDLLRHVSREARHALRHQRYRCVDIARDLRLRDAGRDLISTQVNVMSFDYDVTFAGHPVTAHNLSNGIVDDLAVMAYDRSDGTGLCIDLNAPAGPYTQSDLAGHRIRFMRLLDTFCDTTAPERTVGGADLLSARETRRVLTEWNDTARPLPAVSLTELLAAQARHSPDRLAVLADDGRQRLTYAQLHTAAHRLARRLAARGAAPGQRVAVALPRCPDLVVTLLAVLHTGAAYLPLDLEQPAERLGQMLTDAAPALVVTRSDATAASPLSHADEVPRLLLDALDAPDAPDAPELPGDDRPADSTSKPPGPGPGPVRAARPADPAYLIYTSGSTGTPKGVLVPHHAIVNRLLWMQDTYHLTDRDRVLHKTSIGFDVSVWELFWPLISGAALVLARPGGHRDPHYTARTIREQGITTAHFVPSVLDAFLAEPDTARCTGLRQIFSSGEALPRTTAERFHTLLPHTALHNLYGPTEAAVDVTHHRCVPGATGPVPIGRPVWNTRLYVLDAALKPCAPHTPGELYLAGRQLADGYHARPALTADRFPADPFGHLFGAPGSRMYRTGDLARWLPDGSLEYLGRTDDQVKLHGVRIELGEVETALRALPGIAQAAAALVGERLVGYLTRNPTAGPPHSGPDLAEARRQLLRTLPESMVPAELVVLDTLPLHTSGKLNRKALPAPRPAAPAGPRPPRDTTEEQLALLFAEVLGVDDIGPDADFFQLGGYSLLATRLMARIREVFGTEPPIRTLFEAPTVAQLAKQLKNPAPPRQQSPAHRRPGRPAAPHPPGPPAPRDRLEPLLPLRTEGTAPPLFCVHPGSGLGGAYAGLLRHLGPDRPVYALQAPGLSAPAEAAPASVEEMAADYIRRIRTVRPSGPYHLLGWSFGGLVAHAMATRLQSRGRQVGLLAVLDAYPDNRRILTHRTELSEQQWLRLFLDDTGDGSPDPSPTAGPAGPAPAAGTETLMAALRRTGLPAQLLQDPSASPLLKVMRNNLTLLSGFTPHVVNGDLLLFTADRPIPGHPPDPAHTPREWRRHVNGTVHVNGVPAQHFHLLHPGPLAHIGPLLAQALTEAE comes from the coding sequence TTGCGACCCGATCACCTTCACCAGCCCGGCGGTCGTGGCATCCGTCTGCCCCTGTCGTCGAGCCAGCGTGAGATCTGGTTCAGCCAGGCCAGGTACGGGCACGACGCCGCCTACCGGATCGCCGAATATCTGGAGATCGACGGGCCGGTGCGGCCCCGGCTCCTCGAGGCGGCACTGCGCAGAGCCGTCACGGAAGCCGAACCACTGAACGTACGATTCGGGTCCGACGCCGGAGTGCCCTGGCAGGAATTCGACACCGTACGCGACTGGGACTTCCCCGTATTCGACGTCAGCCACGAGCCCGATCCGCGCGCGGCCGCCGAAAGCTGGATGCGCGACGATCTGCGGCGGCCGATGAACCTCGAACAGGGACCACTGTTCTGCTACGCGCTCTTCCGGCTCGGCCCGCACCGGTCCGCGCTCTACCAGAGCTTCCACCACATCACCATCGACGCGGCCGGCGGCGCGCTGCTGACGCGACGCGTAGCCGCGCTCTACACCGCGATGGCCACCGCCACCACAGCACCCGAATCCCCCTTCGGCCCGCTGCGACTCCTGCTCGAACGCGACACGGCCTACCAGTCGTCACCGCAACGCGACACCGACCGCGCCTACTGGGCCCGACAGCTGGCACACTGCCCCGACCCGGTCCGCCTCGCCGACCCCGCCCGGGACGGGCTCCGCCCGGCCACCCTGCGGGAGCCCCAGCAACTGACCGAGGAGGAGACGACCCGGCTGCGCACAGCGGCCAGGGCCGCCGGGGTGCACTGGTCCGTCCTGCTGCTGGCGACGACAGCCGCCTACCTCCACCGCCTCACCGGCGCGCCCGACCTCGTCATCGGCCTGCCGGTCACCGCCCGCACCGACACCGAACTCCGCGCCCTGCCCGGCATGCTCGCCAACCTCGTCCCCCTGCGCCTGCGGATCTCCGCCAGCACCCCCGTACGCGATCTGCTGCGACACGTCTCCCGCGAAGCCCGCCACGCTCTGCGCCACCAGCGCTACCGCTGCGTCGACATCGCCCGTGACCTGCGACTGCGCGACGCGGGACGCGACTTGATCAGCACCCAGGTCAACGTCATGTCCTTCGACTACGACGTCACCTTCGCCGGACACCCGGTCACCGCGCACAACCTGTCCAACGGGATCGTCGACGACCTGGCCGTCATGGCCTACGACCGCTCCGACGGCACCGGCCTGTGCATCGACCTCAACGCCCCCGCCGGACCGTACACACAGTCCGACCTGGCCGGACACCGCATCCGCTTCATGCGGCTCCTGGACACCTTCTGCGACACCACCGCCCCCGAACGCACCGTCGGGGGAGCCGACCTGCTGTCCGCCCGGGAAACCCGTCGCGTGCTGACCGAATGGAACGACACCGCCCGCCCGCTGCCCGCCGTCTCCCTCACCGAACTCCTCGCGGCACAGGCCCGGCACAGCCCCGACCGCCTCGCCGTACTCGCCGACGACGGCCGGCAGCGGCTGACCTACGCCCAACTGCACACGGCCGCCCACCGCCTCGCCCGCCGGCTCGCCGCCCGCGGCGCGGCACCCGGGCAGCGCGTCGCCGTCGCGCTGCCGCGCTGCCCCGACCTCGTGGTCACCCTGCTGGCCGTACTCCACACCGGCGCCGCCTACCTCCCGCTGGACTTGGAGCAGCCGGCCGAACGGCTGGGACAGATGCTGACCGACGCGGCACCGGCACTCGTCGTCACACGGTCCGACGCCACCGCCGCCTCGCCCCTCTCCCACGCGGACGAGGTACCCCGGCTACTCCTCGACGCCCTCGACGCCCCCGACGCCCCCGACGCCCCGGAACTCCCCGGCGACGACCGGCCGGCCGACAGCACATCCAAGCCACCGGGCCCGGGCCCGGGACCGGTGCGCGCCGCACGGCCCGCAGACCCCGCGTACCTCATCTACACCTCGGGCTCCACCGGCACCCCCAAGGGCGTACTCGTCCCGCACCACGCGATCGTCAACCGCCTGCTGTGGATGCAGGACACCTACCACCTCACCGACCGCGACCGGGTCCTGCACAAGACCTCCATCGGCTTCGACGTATCGGTGTGGGAGCTGTTCTGGCCGCTGATCAGCGGCGCCGCCCTCGTCCTGGCCCGGCCCGGCGGCCACCGGGACCCGCACTACACCGCCCGCACCATCCGCGAACAGGGCATCACGACCGCACACTTCGTCCCGTCCGTCCTCGACGCCTTCCTCGCCGAACCCGACACGGCCCGCTGCACCGGCCTGCGGCAGATCTTCAGCAGCGGCGAAGCGCTTCCCCGCACGACCGCCGAACGGTTCCACACCCTGCTGCCGCACACAGCCCTGCACAACCTGTACGGACCCACGGAAGCCGCCGTCGACGTCACCCACCACCGGTGCGTGCCCGGCGCCACCGGACCGGTACCCATCGGCAGACCGGTATGGAACACGCGACTGTACGTCCTGGACGCCGCGCTCAAACCCTGCGCGCCGCACACACCAGGCGAGCTCTACCTCGCCGGCCGGCAACTGGCCGACGGATACCACGCCCGCCCCGCCCTGACCGCCGACCGGTTCCCGGCCGACCCCTTCGGACACCTCTTCGGCGCCCCCGGCTCCCGGATGTACCGCACGGGCGACCTGGCCAGATGGCTGCCGGACGGCAGCCTCGAATACCTCGGCCGCACCGACGACCAGGTCAAACTGCACGGAGTGCGCATCGAACTCGGCGAGGTCGAGACCGCACTGCGAGCCCTGCCCGGTATCGCACAGGCCGCGGCGGCCCTGGTCGGCGAACGACTCGTCGGCTACCTCACCCGCAACCCGACGGCCGGCCCCCCGCACAGCGGCCCCGACCTCGCCGAAGCCCGCCGACAACTGCTGCGCACCCTGCCCGAATCCATGGTCCCCGCCGAACTCGTCGTCCTGGACACCCTGCCGCTGCACACCAGCGGCAAGCTGAACCGCAAAGCCCTCCCCGCCCCGCGCCCCGCGGCCCCGGCGGGCCCACGACCGCCGCGCGACACCACCGAGGAACAACTGGCCCTGCTGTTCGCCGAGGTCCTCGGCGTCGACGACATCGGCCCCGACGCGGACTTCTTCCAGCTCGGCGGATACTCCCTGCTCGCCACCCGGCTCATGGCCCGCATCCGCGAGGTCTTCGGAACAGAACCACCGATCCGCACCCTGTTCGAGGCACCCACCGTCGCCCAGCTCGCCAAACAGCTGAAAAACCCCGCACCCCCCCGGCAGCAGTCGCCCGCCCACCGGCGGCCGGGAAGACCGGCCGCCCCGCACCCGCCCGGCCCCCCCGCCCCGCGCGACCGCCTCGAACCACTGCTGCCGCTGCGCACCGAAGGCACCGCACCACCGCTGTTCTGCGTACACCCCGGCAGCGGCCTCGGCGGCGCCTACGCCGGTCTCCTGCGTCACCTCGGCCCCGACCGGCCCGTCTACGCCCTGCAGGCACCCGGGCTCAGCGCCCCCGCCGAAGCGGCGCCCGCCAGTGTGGAGGAGATGGCCGCCGACTACATCCGGCGTATCCGTACGGTCCGGCCCTCGGGCCCCTACCATCTGCTCGGCTGGTCCTTCGGCGGTCTGGTCGCCCACGCCATGGCCACCCGGCTGCAGAGCCGGGGCCGGCAGGTCGGCCTGCTCGCGGTCCTCGACGCCTACCCCGACAACCGGCGCATCCTCACCCACCGGACCGAACTGAGCGAACAGCAGTGGCTGCGGCTGTTCCTGGACGACACCGGCGACGGTTCCCCGGACCCGTCCCCGACCGCCGGCCCGGCCGGCCCGGCGCCCGCCGCGGGCACCGAGACACTCATGGCGGCCCTGCGCCGGACCGGCCTGCCCGCACAGCTCCTGCAGGACCCGTCGGCCTCCCCGCTGCTGAAGGTCATGCGCAACAACCTCACACTGCTGAGCGGATTCACCCCGCACGTCGTCAACGGCGACCTGCTGCTGTTCACCG
- a CDS encoding aromatic prenyltransferase encodes MSEARTAKFHSVAEETSRVMGLSMAHDKVRPVLAAYGHVMAPAVISFRTQTGPRGADDLDCRWTMLPKDLDPYAVALSNGFATETGHPVDRVSREIHQAFPVGGYGFDFGVVGGFKKTWTFFPAPAPQPVARLAELPSMPRSVTGNLAFFERHGVAGIVNTVGIDYPKRTVNLYFNPSSPEVFRPKGLRALLSEAGLPEPSEALTRFCEQAFSVYTTLNWESSTIERITFSVRTTDPLGLPVKAGEGIEKLVRHAPYPAGDQYVYGVSVTPLGEFHKIQSYYQWHARVESMLSAVDAG; translated from the coding sequence ATGTCGGAAGCTCGGACGGCGAAGTTCCACTCGGTCGCCGAGGAGACGTCCCGGGTGATGGGCCTGTCCATGGCGCATGACAAGGTCCGGCCCGTTCTGGCGGCGTACGGGCATGTGATGGCACCCGCCGTGATCTCCTTCCGGACGCAGACCGGCCCGCGGGGGGCGGACGACCTCGACTGCCGCTGGACGATGCTCCCCAAGGACCTCGATCCGTACGCGGTCGCGCTGTCGAACGGCTTCGCCACCGAGACGGGACACCCCGTCGACAGGGTGTCGCGGGAGATCCACCAGGCGTTCCCGGTCGGCGGTTACGGCTTCGACTTCGGCGTCGTCGGCGGCTTCAAGAAGACCTGGACCTTCTTCCCCGCGCCCGCGCCCCAGCCGGTGGCCCGCCTCGCCGAACTGCCGTCGATGCCGCGGAGCGTGACCGGCAACCTCGCCTTCTTCGAACGGCACGGCGTGGCCGGCATCGTGAACACCGTGGGGATCGACTACCCGAAGCGGACGGTGAACCTGTACTTCAATCCGTCCTCGCCCGAGGTCTTCCGGCCGAAGGGGCTCCGGGCGCTGCTGAGCGAGGCGGGGCTGCCGGAGCCGAGCGAGGCACTGACACGCTTCTGCGAGCAGGCCTTCAGTGTCTACACCACCCTCAACTGGGAGTCCTCGACGATCGAACGGATCACGTTCTCCGTCAGGACGACCGACCCGCTGGGCCTTCCCGTGAAGGCCGGTGAGGGCATCGAGAAGCTGGTGAGGCATGCTCCGTACCCCGCCGGTGACCAGTACGTCTACGGCGTCTCCGTGACTCCTCTGGGCGAGTTCCACAAGATCCAGTCGTACTACCAGTGGCATGCCAGGGTGGAGAGCATGCTGTCGGCCGTCGACGCCGGATAG
- a CDS encoding aromatic prenyltransferase has translation MSEDAGAEGESLYAAVREAAGLLGVACSRDMMRPVLTAFRDVIASTVVLNAVTSGGRVDDVSFDFTMPPGAGDPYEIALARGLTGETSHPIRALFSDLRKRFPVSAYGVDYGINRGFNKAYLVFPLGGFQELAGLVDVPSMPVGLSAHADAFAEYGLDGKVSAIAIDYAHRTWNVYFNGLGAGQVERGAVLSMVREFGLPEPSGQLLDFIGTSSAVYPTFGWDSPEIERISFSVRTTDPAAVLTHADPVLENFAGKVPYAYGGDRVLVCAGALSADEEYYKLAAYYRMTSETRDRVQPAN, from the coding sequence GTGTCCGAAGACGCCGGCGCCGAGGGTGAGTCTCTGTACGCGGCCGTGCGAGAAGCGGCCGGGCTGTTGGGGGTGGCCTGCTCCCGCGACATGATGCGGCCGGTCCTCACCGCGTTCCGGGATGTGATCGCCTCCACCGTCGTCCTCAACGCAGTGACCAGCGGGGGACGCGTCGACGACGTCTCCTTCGACTTCACGATGCCTCCGGGTGCCGGGGATCCCTACGAGATCGCCCTGGCCCGAGGCCTGACCGGTGAAACGAGTCACCCGATTCGCGCTCTCTTCTCGGACCTCCGGAAGAGATTCCCCGTCTCCGCCTACGGCGTCGACTACGGAATCAACCGCGGATTCAACAAGGCTTACCTCGTCTTCCCGCTGGGCGGCTTCCAGGAACTGGCGGGGCTCGTCGACGTCCCGTCCATGCCGGTCGGCCTGTCGGCGCATGCGGATGCGTTCGCCGAGTACGGCCTGGACGGCAAGGTGTCGGCCATAGCGATCGATTACGCACACAGAACGTGGAATGTGTACTTCAACGGGCTCGGCGCCGGGCAGGTCGAACGCGGAGCCGTTCTGTCGATGGTCCGGGAATTCGGGCTGCCGGAGCCCAGCGGGCAGCTGCTCGATTTCATCGGGACCTCGTCGGCCGTGTACCCGACCTTCGGCTGGGATTCTCCGGAGATCGAGCGGATCAGCTTCTCCGTGCGGACCACGGACCCGGCGGCGGTCCTGACCCACGCCGATCCGGTACTCGAGAACTTCGCCGGAAAGGTGCCGTACGCCTACGGAGGTGACCGGGTGCTCGTCTGTGCCGGCGCGTTGTCCGCCGATGAGGAGTACTACAAGCTCGCGGCCTACTACCGGATGACCTCCGAGACACGGGACCGGGTTCAGCCCGCGAACTGA
- a CDS encoding methyltransferase, translating into MSVAHRGGEAVPSSPDSRQEAGELLDLALGYLYSAALNSAARFGIADHLVIGPRTAGELAEATGAHAPHLYRLLRFLATKGVFREDETGRFHLTPLAQPLRTDAVGSLRDNIMVYSEAPFWEPAGRLHEAVRTGTTAFENQYGTPFYDYVATDREFGTAFNSSMAAASQALSNDIAEAFDFSRAKSVVDVGGGRGGLVRSVLLRNPHMTGTLFDLENVVAGHVLDTPDLAGRWRAESGDFFASVPAGADVYFLKHILASWPDGQCVSILRTCRDAMPAHGRLLVVNPMIPVGNEPHFGKTVDMLMMTVLNGRNRTRAEYEELLTEAGFEVVQFLEPSPHASVVEAAVAV; encoded by the coding sequence ATGTCAGTCGCTCACCGCGGGGGCGAAGCAGTTCCGTCGAGCCCCGACAGCAGGCAGGAAGCGGGTGAACTGCTCGACCTCGCCCTGGGATACCTGTACTCGGCGGCGCTGAACAGTGCCGCACGTTTCGGTATCGCCGATCACCTGGTGATCGGCCCCCGCACGGCCGGTGAACTCGCCGAGGCGACCGGGGCCCACGCACCGCATCTGTACCGGCTCCTGAGGTTCCTCGCCACCAAGGGGGTCTTCCGTGAGGACGAGACGGGCCGTTTCCACCTCACCCCGCTCGCACAGCCGCTGCGCACCGACGCGGTGGGGTCGCTGCGCGACAACATCATGGTCTACAGCGAGGCCCCGTTCTGGGAGCCGGCCGGCCGTCTCCACGAAGCGGTGCGCACCGGCACCACCGCCTTCGAGAACCAGTACGGCACCCCCTTCTACGACTACGTCGCCACCGACCGGGAGTTCGGCACGGCTTTCAACTCCAGCATGGCGGCCGCCTCCCAGGCACTGAGCAACGACATCGCCGAGGCCTTCGACTTCTCCCGGGCCAAGAGCGTCGTCGACGTGGGTGGCGGCCGCGGCGGCCTGGTGCGCTCCGTCCTGCTGCGCAACCCGCATATGACGGGCACCCTGTTCGATCTGGAGAACGTGGTGGCCGGGCACGTCCTCGACACCCCGGACCTGGCCGGCCGCTGGCGGGCCGAGTCCGGGGACTTCTTCGCCTCCGTACCGGCCGGCGCCGATGTCTACTTCCTCAAGCACATACTCGCCAGCTGGCCGGACGGGCAGTGTGTGAGCATCCTGCGCACCTGCCGCGACGCCATGCCCGCGCACGGGCGGCTGCTGGTCGTCAATCCCATGATCCCGGTGGGCAACGAGCCGCACTTCGGCAAGACGGTCGACATGCTGATGATGACGGTCCTCAACGGAAGGAACCGGACCCGCGCGGAGTACGAGGAACTGCTCACGGAGGCGGGATTCGAGGTCGTGCAGTTCCTGGAGCCCTCGCCGCACGCGTCGGTGGTCGAGGCGGCCGTGGCGGTCTGA
- a CDS encoding prenyltransferase/squalene oxidase repeat-containing protein → MSDRLVGSAGGSAPQPPAAGGGGQRSGAEAVRNRVARHLAVQVDGEGALKDRCAGRIIESALLLLLLRKERALPRAQKELQDYLQHARPKGALERVIADALLGRPCDAGDVLNLGRSRHGTGARKRLLLETILLLCGLLPDGARPDPGSIGPRPQAVWTELTLCAATVLHVYADRGAGRDGVPGDAVQQQELLEYQDLLVRRLAAFPAGRVWEGNALAHLVALHALHLYRPGCELMREGIEALVRLRGPDGGVPFIDGQEVFVTALAGVALAPVPGHARLVARMGRYLASRQHADGGWGYNENTTQTDVDDTARCVEFLRALDETRFRHGIEGGEAYLRARANEGGGFPTYLRGHPWDLDMTAGAVIALPWSRHEDLLGPAADVLIGAQRADGSFEPGWSLSTPSVVLRVLDALSRVPASAVELRRRADACTVRATDFLRRAQGGDGGWGHGPGKESDVLSTAQALGALVRHAPGADPAKALAYLEDRQHADGGFTSVPDQAGPRPLPFDFPVLADVHVLTALNRLVAGGAA, encoded by the coding sequence ATGAGTGATCGTCTAGTTGGCTCCGCGGGCGGCTCCGCCCCGCAGCCGCCTGCAGCGGGCGGGGGCGGGCAGCGGTCCGGGGCCGAGGCGGTGCGGAACCGGGTGGCGCGCCATCTGGCCGTGCAGGTGGACGGCGAGGGTGCCCTCAAGGACCGGTGCGCCGGCCGGATCATCGAGTCCGCGCTGCTGCTGCTTCTGCTGCGCAAGGAGCGTGCGCTGCCCCGGGCGCAGAAGGAGCTCCAGGACTATCTTCAGCACGCCCGGCCGAAGGGCGCCCTGGAGCGGGTGATCGCCGATGCGCTGCTCGGCCGGCCCTGCGACGCCGGGGACGTACTGAATCTCGGAAGGTCCCGGCACGGCACCGGTGCGCGCAAGCGGCTTCTGCTGGAGACGATTCTGCTGCTGTGCGGACTGCTGCCGGACGGCGCACGCCCCGATCCGGGGAGTATCGGTCCGCGGCCGCAGGCGGTGTGGACGGAGTTGACGCTGTGTGCGGCCACCGTTCTGCATGTGTACGCCGACCGGGGTGCGGGGCGGGACGGGGTGCCGGGGGACGCCGTACAGCAGCAGGAGCTGCTCGAGTACCAGGATCTGCTGGTGCGGCGGCTGGCCGCCTTCCCGGCGGGGCGGGTGTGGGAGGGGAACGCGCTGGCTCACCTGGTGGCCCTGCACGCGCTGCACCTGTACCGGCCGGGCTGCGAACTGATGCGGGAGGGTATCGAGGCGCTGGTCCGGCTGCGCGGGCCGGACGGTGGTGTGCCGTTCATCGACGGGCAGGAGGTCTTCGTGACCGCTCTGGCCGGGGTGGCGCTGGCGCCCGTGCCGGGGCATGCGCGTCTCGTGGCGCGGATGGGCCGGTACCTCGCCTCCCGGCAGCACGCCGACGGCGGCTGGGGTTACAACGAGAACACGACCCAGACCGATGTCGACGACACCGCCCGGTGTGTGGAGTTCCTGCGGGCACTCGACGAGACGAGGTTCCGGCACGGTATCGAGGGGGGCGAGGCGTATCTGCGGGCCCGGGCGAACGAGGGGGGCGGGTTTCCGACCTATCTGCGGGGTCATCCCTGGGATCTCGACATGACGGCGGGAGCCGTGATCGCCCTGCCCTGGAGCCGTCATGAGGATCTGCTCGGCCCGGCGGCCGACGTACTCATCGGTGCTCAGCGGGCGGACGGGAGCTTTGAACCGGGCTGGTCGCTGAGTACGCCGAGCGTCGTCCTGCGGGTTCTGGACGCCCTGTCCCGGGTGCCCGCGTCCGCGGTGGAGCTGCGGCGGCGCGCCGACGCGTGCACGGTCCGGGCCACGGACTTCCTGAGGCGGGCCCAGGGGGGTGACGGCGGCTGGGGGCACGGCCCGGGGAAGGAGAGTGATGTGCTGTCCACCGCGCAGGCTCTGGGCGCGCTGGTCCGGCACGCGCCGGGGGCCGATCCGGCCAAGGCTCTGGCCTATCTGGAGGACCGGCAGCATGCCGACGGCGGGTTCACCTCGGTTCCGGACCAGGCGGGCCCGCGGCCGCTGCCCTTCGATTTTCCCGTACTGGCGGATGTGCACGTCCTGACGGCGCTCAACCGCCTGGTCGCGGGCGGCGCCGCCTGA
- the sigJ gene encoding RNA polymerase sigma factor SigJ — MSSRSPQGDDPLAPGLNAIMSERRKLINLSYRLLGSLADAEDVVQETYVRWYAMSPQQQEDIESPGGWLTKVASRICLDMLGSARARRESYVGAWLPEPVPDRTEWMTGRPTGNAVDPAERVTLDESVSMAFLVVLESLTPAERVAFILHDVFRYPFNDIAEIVGRTPAACRQLATSARRRIRDAEAPTRSTDWRADTIRNFKQAWEAQDIGALVALLDPGAVSVADSGGHVESTSFAIEDDTERIAHGLVSLVRRLPGLTILERMVNGQPGLVVQRDGIIVTVMAFELTDDRITHIWAMRNPDKLRLWRVEPQD; from the coding sequence ATGAGCAGCCGATCCCCGCAGGGAGACGACCCGCTCGCCCCGGGCCTGAACGCGATCATGAGCGAACGGCGCAAGCTGATCAACCTCTCCTACCGTCTCCTCGGATCACTGGCCGATGCCGAGGACGTCGTGCAGGAGACCTACGTCCGCTGGTACGCCATGTCCCCCCAGCAGCAGGAAGACATCGAATCCCCCGGCGGCTGGCTGACGAAGGTCGCCAGCCGTATCTGTCTGGACATGCTCGGCTCGGCGCGGGCCCGCCGGGAGAGCTATGTGGGCGCCTGGCTCCCCGAACCCGTACCCGACCGCACCGAATGGATGACGGGCCGGCCGACGGGCAACGCCGTCGACCCGGCCGAACGCGTCACCCTCGACGAGTCGGTCAGCATGGCCTTCCTCGTCGTACTCGAATCACTCACCCCGGCCGAACGCGTCGCCTTCATCCTCCACGACGTCTTCCGCTACCCCTTCAACGACATCGCCGAGATCGTCGGCCGCACCCCCGCCGCCTGCCGCCAGCTGGCCACATCGGCCCGCCGCCGCATCCGCGACGCGGAAGCCCCCACGAGATCCACCGACTGGCGGGCCGACACCATCCGCAACTTCAAGCAGGCCTGGGAGGCACAGGACATCGGCGCCCTCGTCGCCCTCCTCGACCCCGGCGCCGTATCGGTCGCCGACAGCGGCGGCCACGTCGAATCCACGTCCTTCGCCATCGAAGACGACACCGAGCGCATCGCCCACGGCCTCGTCTCCCTCGTCCGCAGGCTGCCCGGCCTCACCATCCTGGAACGGATGGTCAACGGCCAGCCCGGGCTCGTGGTCCAGCGCGACGGCATCATCGTGACCGTCATGGCGTTCGAACTGACCGACGACCGCATCACCCACATCTGGGCCATGCGCAACCCCGACAAACTGCGCCTGTGGCGGGTGGAGCCGCAGGACTGA
- a CDS encoding type III polyketide synthase — MARLCKPAVNVPEYVITMEETLEFAERTHHGKPQLPLALRLIRNTGVKTRHLVQPIEKTLHHPGLAERNRIYELESKKRTPPVIEQALTNAGLTAHDIDAIIYVSCTGFLMPSLTAWLINHMGFRSDTRQIPIAQLGCAAGAAAVNRAHDFCLAHPRTNVLIVSCELCSLCYQPTDDNTGALLSDGLFGDAVAAAVVRGTGGTGIHLDHNASHLIPHTEDWISYAVRDTGFHFQLDRRVPGTMEPLAPVLRTFAHNHHHNAGNLDFYIIHAGGPRILDDLATFLDVDRKAFRHSWATLTEHGNIASAVVLDAARRLYEEDTPAPEATGLIAGFGPGITAEMTLGHWETHTT; from the coding sequence ATGGCCAGGCTGTGCAAGCCCGCGGTGAACGTGCCGGAATACGTCATCACGATGGAAGAGACCCTGGAGTTCGCCGAGCGGACCCACCACGGAAAACCACAACTGCCCCTGGCACTCAGGCTGATCCGGAACACCGGAGTCAAAACCCGGCACCTCGTCCAGCCCATCGAAAAAACCCTCCACCACCCCGGCCTCGCCGAACGCAACCGCATCTACGAACTCGAGTCCAAAAAACGCACCCCACCCGTCATCGAACAAGCCCTCACGAACGCCGGCCTCACCGCACACGACATCGACGCCATCATCTACGTCTCGTGCACCGGCTTCCTCATGCCCTCACTGACCGCATGGCTCATCAACCACATGGGCTTCCGCTCCGACACCCGCCAGATACCCATCGCCCAACTCGGCTGCGCCGCCGGCGCCGCAGCCGTCAACCGCGCCCACGACTTCTGCCTCGCCCACCCCCGCACCAACGTCCTCATCGTCTCCTGCGAACTCTGCTCCCTGTGCTACCAGCCCACCGACGACAACACCGGCGCCCTCCTCTCCGACGGACTCTTCGGCGACGCCGTCGCCGCAGCCGTCGTCCGCGGCACCGGCGGCACCGGCATCCACCTCGACCACAACGCCTCCCACCTCATCCCCCACACCGAAGACTGGATCTCCTACGCCGTACGCGACACCGGCTTCCACTTCCAACTCGACCGCCGCGTCCCCGGAACCATGGAACCCCTCGCCCCCGTCCTGCGCACCTTCGCCCACAACCACCACCACAACGCCGGAAACCTCGACTTCTACATCATCCACGCCGGCGGCCCCCGCATCCTCGACGACCTCGCCACCTTCCTCGACGTCGACCGCAAAGCCTTCCGCCACAGCTGGGCCACCCTCACCGAACACGGCAACATCGCCAGCGCCGTCGTCCTCGACGCCGCCCGCCGACTCTACGAAGAAGACACCCCCGCACCCGAAGCCACCGGCCTCATCGCCGGCTTCGGCCCCGGAATCACCGCCGAAATGACCCTCGGCCACTGGGAAACCCACACCACCTGA